The DNA region ACCACAGGCGTGGCAAGCACAGCAGGTAAGTTTGCTTCCTGTTTCGCTCTTGGTGCCCGCCTATTAAAAGACTTCTATCCGGAATTTGCTGCGGAGATTGGTACAAAAGCGGACGCAGCTTATCAGGAAGGTGTAAAGAAACCGGGTGCTTGTCAGACAGCCTCCGTCAAGTCTCCTTATATTTATGAAGAAGACAATTGGGTAGACGATATGGAACTGGGCGCTATGGAACTTTTCAAAAGTACCGGAGATTTTAAATACCTGGAACAAGCCGTTGAATACGGACGTCGCGAACCCGTTACTCCATGGATGGGGGCTGACAGTGCCCGCCACTACCAATGGTATCCATTCATGAATATAGGACATTATCATCTGGCAAAAGTACATAACGAGCGCCTTAGCAAAGAATTTATCCGGAATATGCATGCCGGCATAGCACGCACCTATGAGAAAGCTGTTGAAAGTCCTTTCATGCACGGCATTCCTTACACCTGGTGTTCCAATAACCTGACAACTGCCATGCTGACACAATGCCGTCTGTATCGTGAAGCAACAGGTGACGAAACTTATAAAGAAATGGAAGCCGGCATGCTTGACTGGTTGTTCGGTTGCAATCCCTGGGGAACCAGCATGATTGTAGAACTCCCTCTATATGGAGATTACCCTTCTCAACCGCACTCTTCATTACTCAACGCAGGTGTAGGAAATACTACAGGCGGTCTCGTAGACGGCCCTGTATACCGCACTATTTTCGAAAGCCTCCGCGGAGTAAACATGACAGGTATTCCCGGCACTCCCGGACAGGATTATGAACGTTTCCAGCCTAACCTGATGGTATATCATGATGCCATTCATGACTACTCCACGAACGAACCGACCATGGACGGAACAGCTTGTCTCACTTATTATCTCTCCGCCATGCAGAAAGAAGGTATGAAGCAGGCGGACATTCAGAGTGATAAGAATGTATATGTAAATGGCGGTATCATCCGCACTGATCCATCAAAGAAACAAATAACGCTTGTCTTTACTGCCGCCGATAAAGCAGACGGCGCTGATGCTATTATCAGTACACTGAAGAAACATGGTATCAAAGGAGGTTTCTTCTTCACCGGTGAATTTTATGAGCTTTACCCCGATGTAGTGAAACGACTGCGTGTAGAAGGCCATCTGGTAGGTAGCCACAGTTATGGACACTTATTGTATATGCCATGGGAAAACCGTGATTCTTTATTGGTGACACGCGAGCAATTTGAGCAGGATATGCTGAAGAGTTACGAAGTTATGCGCAAAGCAGGTATCGAATACAAAGATGCTCCGGTATATATTCCACCTTACGAATATTATAATAAAGAAATTGCCGCATGGGCAAAGAATATGGGTATACAACTTATCAACTATACACCCGGCACGATGAGCAATGCGGACTATACCACTCCAGACATGGGTGCCAAATACCGTAGCAGTAAGTTCATCTATGACAAAATCATGGAGGTAGAGAAAAAAGAAGGACTAAACGGGCATCTGATGTTGATACACTTCGGTACAGACGACCGCCGTACAGATAAGTTCTACAATGGTTATCTGGACAAAATGATTAAAACGTTGAAACGGAAAGGTTATACTTTCGTACCTGTCCTTGAAGCAACAGGAATATAGTTCATACCCATAGTTATTATAAAAAGGTTAGTTAAAGGTTATCATGCAAAGGTATTTAAGGTAATATTCAATCGGTTTGTTTTCAGTAGACTTTTTCCCACCCCCAAGGGAAAAAGTTACAAACCAAAGCTCCATGCCTGCGAAGGTCCGGAGCTTTTTCTATTGTCAGATTTAAATAAATGCGTGATAACGAAGAATCAGAAACTATCCTTCACAGCCTGCAACAAAGACTGAATATCTTCCTCCGTCGTATCAAAAGAGGTCACAAAACGAATTTCATTTTCAGCTTCATTCCAGAAATAAAAGAAGTAAGACTTCATCAATCTATCAATAACCGGACGAGGCATAGTCAGGAACAACTGATTACTCTCCATCTTTTGTGTGAATTGTACATCCGGCAATGTTTGCAACCCTTCATATAGTTTCTGTGCCATCGCATTGGCATGTGCAGCATTCTTTTTCCACAAATCATCCGTAAGATACGCTGTGAACTGACAAGAAAGGTAACGCAATTTAGAAGCTAACTGAGCCGACTGTTTCCGTACATAAAGCGCTTCTTTTTTCAAGTCCGGATTGAAGATTATTACACTTTCACCTAACATCAATCCATTCTTCGTTCCACCGAAACTAAGAATATCAATGCCACAATCCACTGTCAGTTCCTTGAAGCTAAGATTCAACGCAACACAAGCATTCGCTAAACGCGCCCCGTCCATATGCACATACATACCATATTCATGCGCCAGGGTAGTCAGCGCTTTCAATTCTCCCGGAGTATAGACAGTACCTAATTCCGAACATTGAGAAATATAAATAGCACCCGGTTGAGAATGGTGCTGTTCCCCGAAGTTCTTCAGATAAGGACGTATCAACTCCGGCGTCAGTTTACCATCCGGTGTTGCAATAGGACGTATCTGGCATCCTGTCATACGGGCAGGTGCACCACATTCATCTACGTAAATATGTGCAGTCTCCGCACAAAGAATTAAATTATAAGGGCGGGTAGCCAACTGCAAAGCTACTGCATTACTTCCTGTCCCATTGAAAACAAACAGTGGCTCGCAATCAGGCGAAAATGTCTCTTTGATTTTGCGAATGGCTTCCTCTGTCCAAGGATCGTCACCGTAGCCAACTGCGTGATTTTGGTTTGCCCGGTTCAGCGCCTCCATCACCAATGGATGTACACCGGAATTGTTGTCTGAAGCAAAACTTCTCATAGTTATATTGATTTTATCGATAAATAGTTATAGCGTATAAATAATCCTTTAGCTCTAAAGGATATGCAAAGGAACGAAATAATTCGTTAGTAGAAAAAAAGAAGCGTGGATTTTACAATCCACGCTTTCGTTTAGGTTTTCAATCGGTTTTTTCGTTCTTACCCGATATAAACATTCACGCCCAAAAAAATGTAGAGCTCTCCGTCCTCCTGGTGCAATACGATCTTGTCTTCACAAGCTAACCATCCCAGGGCCGCTCCCAGTTCTTTGTCCTTCAGCCCGGACTTTCTCTTCAAAGTCCCATAGTCCCACTTGGCATAATTGCTAAGCAACCTCCAAATTTTGCCTGCGTTCAGGCCGATGTCGCTTTTGTTCATCTCTTTTCGTTATTAAAAAGGTTAAATAATTGATTGGTGATTTGTTTAGGTTATCCTATTATCAGCCTAAAGGTATCACTTTTTATTTATAAAACATAAAAAACGAACAAAAGATATTCTTTTTAATCAAAATTGTAACAGTTTCGTAATAATATACAGGTAATATGAGAAAAAACAGGCCAAAAAAGAGAAAAAAAGACCACAGCACCTTCAAAGAGATGCTGTGGTCATTTATTATAATTATGAATTCAGGGAAAAACGGGTATTACATCATACCACCCATACCGCCCATGCCGGGAGCACCCATTGGCATTTCAGGTTTGTCTTCCTTCTTCTCAACGATTACACATTCAGTAGTCAGGAACATACCTGCAATAGAGGCAGCGTTTTCCAAAGCTACGCGAGCTACTTTTGCAGGATCAACTACACCGGCAGCATGCAGATTTTCATATACATCAGTACGAGCATTGTAACCGAAGTCACCTTTACCTTCGCGTACTTTCTGTACAACTACAGCTCCTTCTTTACCTGCATTGGCAACGATCTGACGTAACGGCTCTTCAATAGCACGCTTAATAATGTCAACACCTGTAGTCTCATCAATGTTATCACCTTTGAAACCTTCCAATGCATCGAGTGCGCGAATGTAAGCTACACCACCACCCGGTACGATGCCTTCTTCAATAGCAGCACGTGTTGCACGTAAAGCATCGTCTACACGATCTTTCTTCTCCTTCATTTCAACTTCAGAAGCAGCACCTACGTAAAGAACAGCAACACCACCAGACAATTTAGCCAGACGTTCTTGCAATTTTTCTTTGTCATAATCAGATTTAGTAGCAGCAATCTGAGCTTTGATCTGTTCGCAACGTTCCTTGATATTTTGTTTGTCACCGGCACCGTTTACGATGGTAGTGTTATCTTTAGAAACTGTGATCTTATCAGCAGTACCCAACATTTCGATGGTAGCTTGTTCCAACTTCAGACCCTTTTCCTCGCTGATCACTACACCACCAGTCAATACGGCAATGTCTTCCAGCATTTCTTTACGACGGTCACCGAAGCCCGGAGCCTTCACAGCACAAATCTTCAACTGAGAACGCAGACGGTTTACAACCAACGTAGTCAAAGCTTCACTATCCACATCTTCCGCGATTACCAACAGAGGACGTCCGGTTTGTACAGCAGGTTCCAGGATAGGCAAGAAATCTTTCAGGTTAGAAATCTTCTTGTCGTAGATCAAGATGTATGGTTTTTCCATTTCGCACTCCATCTTCTCCGTATTAGTAACGAAGTAAGCGGAAAGATAACCACGATCAAACTGCATACCTTCTACCACACCAATAGTAGTATCAGTACCCTTAGCTTCTTCAATAGTAATTACACCGTCTTTAGAAACCTTACGCATTGCATCAGCGATCAACTTACCGATAACCGGATCATTGTTGGCAGATACAGAAGCAACCTGTTCAATCTTATCGTAGTTGTCACCTACTTTTTCTGCTTGTGACTTAATTGAGTCAACCACTTTGGCAACAGCCTTGTCAATACCACGTTTGATATCCATAGGACTTGCACCGGCAGTTACGTTCTTCAAGCCTTCAGCAACAATAGCCTGCGCCAATACAGTAGCAGTAGTAGTACCGTCACCGGCATCGTCACCAGTCTTGGAAGCTACTTCTTTCACCAACTGTGCACCCGTATTCTGGTATGCATCAGACAGTTCTACTTCCTTAGCTACAGTTACACCGTCTTTCGTGATGTGAGGAGCACCGAATTTCTTTTCGATAATCACGTTACGACCTTTGGGACCGAGAGTTACTTTCACTGCATTTGCCAGTGTATCGATACCTTTTTTCAATTGGTCGCGGGCATCGATATTGAATAATATTTCTTTTGCCATAATGATATTTACAATTTAAATATTTTATAATTACTATATTAACCTAACACAGCGAGTACGTCACTTTGACGCATAATCAGATATTTAGTGCCTTCAACTTCCAGTTCAGTACCGGCATACTTGCCATACAAAACAGTGTCGCCCACCTTCAATACCATCTCTTCATCTTTCGTACCGTGACCAACTGCCACAACTTCACCTTTCAAAGGTTTTTCTTTTGCTGTATCCGGAATAATGATACCGCCAATTGTTTTTTCTTCTGCAGGTGCAGGGAGTATCAGCACTCTGTCTGCCAATGGTTTAATGTTCATAGTTCTTTTGTTTTTTATATGTTATACACTTATTATAGTAATGTCTTGTCTCGTTTTAGCGAGACGCAGAACAAATTGCGAAAATCGTGCCAAACGGTAAAGCGAAATTTCTGTCAGTATAAAAACTGACAAATTGGCATCTCAGCATAACTTTTTCATGCAAGCATAAAAGTTATGCTTTCGATTTACATTATCTTTGTACCCTCAAAAAACGTTTTTAGAACATGAATACAGTCTGGATTGTTTTACCTATTCTCACATTATTAATGTTTGAGTTGGGACTAACACTTGAAATTAAAGATTTTAAATTATTTCGTCAACGTCCCTATCCTGTTTTTGCAGGATTGATAGGACAGATAGTCCTTTTACCAATATTGGCTTTTGCATTGGGTTATCTGTTTCATTTGGAACCTCTGTTTTTTATCGGACTTGTGCTCATAGCTTGTTCTCCGGGTGGGAGTTCTTCCAATATATTCTCTATGATAGCCAAAGGTGATGTCGCACTTTCCGTATCACTGACTGCACTCAGCAGTATTATCACCTTGTTTACTATTCCTGTCATTATGGAGCTTGCCACGCAAATTGCAGGAGACAATAGTGGAATAACTATACATTTACCTATCGGCAGCCTCATTATCCAGAATCTACTGCTCATGTTGCTTCCTATTGCAATAGGCGTTTTAACCAAACACTTTTGTCCTAAAGCAGCCGAACGGATACACAAAGTATTATCTAAGATAGCCTTCCCTGCCTTGATTTTATTAGCTACTGTTTTCTTCATACAACATCACGAAACGATAGCTGCACAGATCGGCCGATTAGGCCTGTGCATCACACTAATGATATTATTGGCTATGGGTGGAGGATATTTAATCTCCCGGTCAATGAAATTGAACAGGAAAGAACAGCGTACGCTTATCATTGAAATAGGCATGCAAAATGCAGCCCAAAGTATTGCTATTGCAAGTAGCCCGTTTATTTTCAACAATGACATAATTGCCATACCGGCTATAATTTATGCACTGATGATGAATATAATTCTATTAGTATATGTGGGAATAGTGAAGCGGAAATAACACCGTAGCCAGTCATGGTACCCCAAAATCCCCCATACAAGAAGTTAAGACTTTGCATACAAAAAGTTAACTTCTTGTCAACAGGGAGTTAAGTTCTTGTCAACAAGCTGTTGACGACTGATAAATAACAAGACTAAGACAGTTTAGTCAATATCCAAGTCTGTATCACAACTCAATTCAGTCGAATATCCCTGCCAGAAGCTCTTGGTAGAATGTACTAAAGCACTCCCCATCAAGAAAAGGAATATTACGGCTATTAATGTCATCACCATACCGATGGCTGCGTAATACTTCGGTTCTAAAACATCCATAATAGTTATCTTTGTTAGGTTAGTACTACAAAGATAACCAAGATGGATTACAAAGAGCTTACTCTTTTATGAAGTTTTTATTTCTTTAAAGTTTGTATCAATTCTTCGGCCGAAACCAGAGTCTGTTCACCAGTCTCCATATTCTTGAGTGTCACCTTATTTTCGTTCATTTCATTCTCTCCTACAAGAGCTACAAACGGAATATTTTTGGCATTGGCATAGCCCATCTGTTTTTTCATTTTAGATGAATCCGGGAAGATTTCCGCACGAATACCTTCTGCACGTACTTTGGCAAGTACATTCAAGGAAAAAGCTGCTTCTTTTTCACCAAAGTTGATAAATAGAAGTTGTGTACCGTTTACAGCTTCTTTAGGATAAAGATCAAGCTGGTTCAGCACATCAAAGATACGATCCGCACCAAAGGAGATGCCTACACCAGAAACTCCTGCCATACCGAATACACCGGTAAGATTATCATAGCGACCACCGCCTGTAATACTACCGATTTGTACATCCAATGCTTTCACTTCAAAAATGGCACCGGTATAGTAATTCAACCCACGGGCAAGTGTCAAATCAAGTTCCAATTCATTCTTCAGACCGAAAGCCGATAGAGTTTTCAAGATAAATTCGCTTTCTTCCACTCCTTTCTGACCTGTTTCACTTCCGGAAAGTACTTCTTTCAGGGTAGCCAGTTTCTCCTCGTTGGTGCCGCTCAGTAGAATGATAGGTTGTAATTTGGCAATAGCCTCATCGCTGATACCTTTTTCTTTCAACTCGGCATTCACATTGTCCAGACCGATTTTATCCAGTTTATCAATAGCCACAGTAATATCCACGATCTTATCAGCCTCACCGATAATCTCCGCAATGCCCGTCAAAATCTTACGGTTATTGATCTTGATGCAAACACGGATACCAAAGCGAGTAAATACAGTATCGACAATCTGCATTAATTCCACCTCGTTCAGTAAAGAATCACTACCTACCACGTCAGCATCACATTGATAGAACTCACGATAACGGCCTTTTTGCGGACGATCGGCACGCCACACAGGTTGTATCTGATAGCGTTTGAAAGGGAAAGTTATTTCATCACGGTGCATCACCACGTAGCGGGCAAATGGCACTGTGAGATCATAACGCAAACCTTTTTCACAGAATTTACTTGCGAGTTTGGTTGCATTACGGCTCAGCAATTCCTCATCGGTTAATCCGGAGAAATAATCACCTGAGTTCTGTATTTTAAATAGAAGTTTATCACCTTCTTCACCATATTTCCCCATCAGTGTGGAAAGCATTTCCATTGCAGGCGTTTCAATCTGTTGGAAACCATAGAGATGATATACATCGCGAATGGTATTGAATATATAGTTACGCTTCGCCATTTCTACCGGCGAAAAGTCACGGGTTCCTTTAGGAATACTGGGTTTTGCTGCCATAATTGTTTCAATTACTATTAAAATCGGAGGGCAAAGTTACAGGTTTTTATCGAGATAAGAAAAGAGATAAGCCGGTTTTATGCAAAACAACAATTAAGCTTGTAATACATTCAAGTGTTTACATTTGATAAAACATTCATTTCTACCGGACAAAACATTCGAGCTATTAAAGTTCCCGCATGCTGACTATAGAATAAGATTTTGAGCAGGGATGATTTAGTGAGAGCAGTTACTTTTACAAAGTAACACATAGTCCTTATTCCAAGTAGCATTTGAGTTCTTTTTATGGAACTTTTACATGCGCTTATAAAAAGAAATCGTATTTTTGAGACGAAATTACCAGATTTAAAAGAAGGATAAAGAAGGATTATATGAATTCAGTTATCAGGGAAGTCAGGCAGTGTTTACAAGACAATATAGATGAAAAAGTGTTGAAAACTTCGGGGCACTTCTTCAAGAAAGGAGAAAATGTGCCTGTCTACGGAGTTAGAATGTATAATGTAGGCAAGATAGCCAAAGAATCTTTCAAGGAAATCAAAGAACTGCCGAAAGCTGATGTTTTCGGACTTTGCGAGGAGTTGTGGCAATCGGGATACTTGGAAGAGAATGTGATTGCCTGCGAATGGGCGTATGCTCTCCGGAAAGAATATACACCGGAAGACATTCATGTTTTCAGACACTGGTTGCAGGACTATGTAAATAATTGGGGAGCCTGTGACACGCTATGCAACCATACTATCGGAACGTTCGTCGAAATATTTCCTGAATTTATTTCTGAGTTGAAGGAATGGGCGACATCCGATAATCGTTGGGTAAGGCGTGGTGCTGCCGTCACGCTGATAATTCCTGCACGTAAAGGATTATTCTTCGATGATATTCTCCAAATAGCAACCACCCTGCTTCACGACAAGGATGACCTGGTACAGAAAGGTTACGGCTGGATGCTGAAAGCGGCAAGTGAGGCTTATCAGAAAGAGGTCTTCGATTTTGTAGTCAGCCATAAGGCAACCATGCCACGGACGGCACTGAGGTATGCTATTGAGAAAATGCCACAGGAATTGAGGAAAGAAGCAATGAAAAAGGAGTAAGTATGAATATTGAAGAATACCGGGAATATTGTTTAAGTATCAAGGGAGTAACAGAGAGTTTCCCCTTTGACGAGCATACACTTGTCTATAAAATCATGGATAAGATGTTTACCTTTGCTCCGTTGAATCCTAAAGAGGGACGTTTCTGGGCGGATACGAAATGCGACACTACCAAATCAACGGAACTGATGGAGCAGTATAGCGGCATTACATTCGGCCCCTACTCCGATAAGAAATACTGGATTACCATCTATCTGGAAAGTGATGTGCCGGATAGTCTTATAAAGGAATTAATCAATCATTCCATAGAGGAGGTGGTTAAGAAACTGCCAAAGAAGAAACAGGAAGAATATTATGTCACATTAAGATAATGGGAACCATAACTACAATTGCTCCTTGTGGCATCAACTGCACGTTATGCCACGCCTTTCAGAACGTAAAAAAGAAGTGCCCCGGTTGCAGAAGCATAATCGGGATAATTCGTAAAAGCTGCCTGAACTGCGCCATATCCAACTGTGATAAGAAAGGAAACTATTGCTTTGAATGCATGGAATATCCCTGCAAGCGACTGAAATATTTAGATAGGCAATACCGACTAAAATACAAGATGAGTATTCTTGAAAACCTCGATTACATCAGGCAGAAAGGAGAAGAGGCGTTTATTACCAGTCAAAGCCAGAAATATACTTGTCTGGATTGCGGCAAACTAAGAACCGTACATTATGATTATTGCATCTATTGCAAACAGGAAAAGAAGAAATAACCTTCTGTATCCTCCTTTTGGATGCCTGGGATAGTCAGACCGTATCAGCAAATGCAAAAATCACCATAAAGAAGCAGGTGTTGATACTGCGCAGGATATTGGCTATCGCCAGAGAAAGCTCACCCAGATGCTCTATAGCGATGAAAAACAGAAATCATTGCGATGAAAATAGTAGGGAAGTACACGTCTATCTTTTCCCGTTATTTTGCCAGCATGGTGGCAAAAAGTTCAGAGGATATACCCTTGTGGAGCATATCCTCTGTTGATATCAGAAATCAAACTTTTCGAGCTTCATGGAAGCCAATCCCTGTATTTTGGGAACTAACGTCACAAAATGTTCCGCTTTCTCATGGGCGGACAATGATTCTGCATCCTGCCATGTTTCGCAAATCATCAAGACATCATTACGGGTAGCGCTTTCAAAAACATCATAGGCAATGCAGCCTTTGTCTTTCAAAGAAGATACCACCAACTCTTTTGCAGCTTCCAACACCGCAGCACGGTTACTTTCGTTTACTTGAATAAAAACATTCAGTCTAATCATATTTGTAGAATTTTAAAAGTACGCTGCAAATGTAAACAGAAAAGTCGGAACTCTGATTCACTTGTCTGCATAAATACCGATGCGGTTGCCTTCCGAATCGACAAATACTGCAAAATAGCCTTTGCCATCGGCTTCTATCTTCGTGCAGGGAATGAGTACTTTCCCGCCCTTCTGCAACACACGCTCAAGGGTAGTCGATATATTATCCGTATTGAAATGGATAAGTACACCTTTCTCAGAAGGGAGAAAATCAGGCAGGAGGTCAAAAGATTGTGAGATGGCTCCTACGGTTTCACCGTCTTCGGTGAAGCATGCCATCTTCTCCTGTTCACACTCAAAGACCGGAAGTTTCATGTTCAGCACGGTCTCATAAAAATCTACAGCCCGATGGAAGTCAGTAGCCGGAATCTCAAAAAATGCAATCAACTTTTTCATTTTGGTTTCTTTTTAGGGTTATTACTATGCCTTTGCAAAGACATTGCAAAAGTAGAGCAAGACGGGAAACCTCCATAGAAGAAAACGGACATCTTTAGAGAGTGGAGAAATAATCGGAAACGGGAGCGCATACGGACAGGTATTCCGCAGGAGTGTAACCGGAGAAGAGTTTAAACTCCTTAATCATGTGCGACTGGTCGGAGAAGCCACATTCATAGGCCACTTGCGCGAAAGGTGAACTGGGATTCTGTTGCAGGACGTACAAGGCACGCTGCATACGCACGATGCGGAGAAATTCTTTTGGGGTAGTACCGATATAATCGGTAAAGACACGACCGAACTGCTTGGTACTGAGACAAGCTACATCGGAAAGTTGCAAAGTGTTTACCTGCGGATGAAGATTGATTTCGTCCAGAACAGTCGATAACCGTTTCAGATTATATTCGGAACCGGAGACCAGGCGACGGAAAAAGAATTGTTCAATCAACCGGATGCACTGGTCGTTATCCGGAGTTTCCGTTATCCGGCAGGATAAATCGGAGAGTTCCCTGTCTTCCACTTCATCCGTGGAAACATTCTGCCCGTTGAAAAGATGCAGGGGCATTTGCAGAAAGACTTTTGCCGCATAGGGCTGAAAGACGACCGCTATCATTTCTATAACTCCTGTCGACACGACATCGGAGAAACCGAAAGTTTGTCCGCTAATAAAGGATTGCGGCTGCAACTGCGAATCTTGCAGGCACATCAAGCGTTTGCCTTTATGAAACACCAGTTGCACGCAGCCGACGGGCAAGGTACGTTCCGACACCGGCAAAGCGGCATCATCCCGCAATATCCAGTAATAACGGATATAGGGAGACAATGCAGGAGCAGGTTTTACGATACGGAAGGTTTGCATAGTGCAAATATAAAGGATTTGATTTTTGCGGCAAAGGTAGACAAAGGGTTTTAGGGGGAATAGTAAAAAAGGGACATTATTTATAGAATCTGCCCGCTTGCAGTAAAATAGAATATCGCCAACTGCAAACTTTGCAGTTGAAAGTAAGCAAACGGCTGAAAATATCAACGAAATAAAAAGCCAAGAACAAACACGACATAGGAGACGTTATAAATTAAAGCCTAAAAGATATGAGAACAATCACCAGACATACCGTGAAGGAAGTGGATATTCCCCGTTATATGGGTACATGGCATGAAATTGCCCGTTACGAAAATCATTTCGAGAAAGATATGACAGATGTCACCGCAACTTATACTTTGCAATCCGACGGAAGTATCAAAGTAGAAAATGCAGGTTACCTGAACGGTGTGCGCAAGAAAGCAACCGGACATGCCAAATTGCCAGATCCGCAGCAACCGGGCAAATTGAAGGTTTCCTTTTTTCTGTGGTTCTATTCCGACTATTACATATTGGAACTGGATAAAGAAAATTATAGTTATGCATTAGTAGGCAGCAGTAATGATAAGTTTCTGTGGATATTGTGTCGTGAGAAACAACTATCGGAAAATGTAAAAGAACAACTTCTCAACACAGCTACCCAATATGGATACGATACAAAAAAACTGATTTTCAGTTGATATCAAATCCAAGGTTAATTCTTGAACAAAAAACTATTTATTATTCACCCCATACCCGAACAAAGCGAAGTCTCCGAAACAGGGATCATCCGGAAATACTTCCGCCAATGCGGCAGTTATCCTTTGTGCGTTTTTCAAAGAAAAGGTTTCCGTCTCGGTCAGTTCCAGCAAGCGGGCTACACGGCAGACGTGTGTATCCAAAGGAATAATCAATTCCCGGCAATCAAAACTTTCCCAAATACCGAAATCAACTTCCGGTCCTTTCCGTATCATCCAGCGCAGGAACATATTCAGCTTCTTCTGCGGACTTTT from Bacteroides sp. MSB163 includes:
- the hisS gene encoding histidine--tRNA ligase gives rise to the protein MAAKPSIPKGTRDFSPVEMAKRNYIFNTIRDVYHLYGFQQIETPAMEMLSTLMGKYGEEGDKLLFKIQNSGDYFSGLTDEELLSRNATKLASKFCEKGLRYDLTVPFARYVVMHRDEITFPFKRYQIQPVWRADRPQKGRYREFYQCDADVVGSDSLLNEVELMQIVDTVFTRFGIRVCIKINNRKILTGIAEIIGEADKIVDITVAIDKLDKIGLDNVNAELKEKGISDEAIAKLQPIILLSGTNEEKLATLKEVLSGSETGQKGVEESEFILKTLSAFGLKNELELDLTLARGLNYYTGAIFEVKALDVQIGSITGGGRYDNLTGVFGMAGVSGVGISFGADRIFDVLNQLDLYPKEAVNGTQLLFINFGEKEAAFSLNVLAKVRAEGIRAEIFPDSSKMKKQMGYANAKNIPFVALVGENEMNENKVTLKNMETGEQTLVSAEELIQTLKK
- a CDS encoding DNA alkylation repair protein; the encoded protein is MNSVIREVRQCLQDNIDEKVLKTSGHFFKKGENVPVYGVRMYNVGKIAKESFKEIKELPKADVFGLCEELWQSGYLEENVIACEWAYALRKEYTPEDIHVFRHWLQDYVNNWGACDTLCNHTIGTFVEIFPEFISELKEWATSDNRWVRRGAAVTLIIPARKGLFFDDILQIATTLLHDKDDLVQKGYGWMLKAASEAYQKEVFDFVVSHKATMPRTALRYAIEKMPQELRKEAMKKE
- a CDS encoding MmcQ/YjbR family DNA-binding protein — translated: MNIEEYREYCLSIKGVTESFPFDEHTLVYKIMDKMFTFAPLNPKEGRFWADTKCDTTKSTELMEQYSGITFGPYSDKKYWITIYLESDVPDSLIKELINHSIEEVVKKLPKKKQEEYYVTLR
- a CDS encoding putative quinol monooxygenase; translation: MIRLNVFIQVNESNRAAVLEAAKELVVSSLKDKGCIAYDVFESATRNDVLMICETWQDAESLSAHEKAEHFVTLVPKIQGLASMKLEKFDF
- a CDS encoding VOC family protein, with the translated sequence MKKLIAFFEIPATDFHRAVDFYETVLNMKLPVFECEQEKMACFTEDGETVGAISQSFDLLPDFLPSEKGVLIHFNTDNISTTLERVLQKGGKVLIPCTKIEADGKGYFAVFVDSEGNRIGIYADK
- a CDS encoding helix-turn-helix domain-containing protein → MQTFRIVKPAPALSPYIRYYWILRDDAALPVSERTLPVGCVQLVFHKGKRLMCLQDSQLQPQSFISGQTFGFSDVVSTGVIEMIAVVFQPYAAKVFLQMPLHLFNGQNVSTDEVEDRELSDLSCRITETPDNDQCIRLIEQFFFRRLVSGSEYNLKRLSTVLDEINLHPQVNTLQLSDVACLSTKQFGRVFTDYIGTTPKEFLRIVRMQRALYVLQQNPSSPFAQVAYECGFSDQSHMIKEFKLFSGYTPAEYLSVCAPVSDYFSTL